A segment of the Lolium perenne isolate Kyuss_39 chromosome 3, Kyuss_2.0, whole genome shotgun sequence genome:
aaatcacttttgtgcatgccatgtggacacacacaacttttggggccattccctaggtccgatgctcgatttctgatgaaaccctagttctgttgaccgcgccgtctacccctttgactgcatcacatcgggggtcccccggtgggcgtattcctacgtttgagcttggttaggtcataggtacatgtggaaacaaggatcataccctatgatcccaaggttctctccggttcacctccgagggagttcccccctatacatgcagaatctgcctaagtgtaggaaccccatgtccgaggagccgggcacacccggagggggtagcattggatatagaaccatctcaaatcacttttgtgcatgccatgtggacacacacaacttttggggccattccctaggtccgatgctcgatttctgacgaaaccctagttctgttgaccgcgccgtctacccctttgactgcatcccatcgggggtcccccggtgggtgtatgcctacgtttgagcttggttaggtcataggtacatgtggaaacaaggatcataccctatgatcccaaggttctctccggttcacctccgagggagttcccccctatacatgcagacccgctaagtgtaggaaccccatgtccgaggagcgggcacacccggaggggtagcattggatatagaaccatctcaaatcacttttgtgcatgccatgtggacacacacaacttttggggccattccctaggtccgatgctcgatttccgacgaaaccctagttacgttgaccgcgccgtctaccctttgatcgcatcccatcggggtccccggtgggtgtATGCCCacctttgagcttggttaggtcataggtacatgtggaaacaaggatcataccctatgatcccaaggttctctccggttcacctccgaggagttccccctatacatgcagaccgcctaagtgtaggaaccccatgtccgaggagccggcacacccggagggggtagcattggatatagaaccatctcaaatcacttttgtgcatgccatgtggacacacacaacttttggggccattccctaggtccgatgctcgatttctgacgaaaccctagttctgttgaccgcgccgtctacccctttgactgcatcccatcgggggtcccccggtgggcgtatgcctacgtttgagcttggttaggtcataggtacatgtggaaacaaggatcataccctatgatcccaaggttctctccggttcacctccgagggagttcccccctatacatgcagaatctgcctaagtgtaggaaccccatgtacgaggagccggacacacccggagggggtagcattggatatagaaccatctcaaatcactgttGTGCAtgacatgtggacacacacaacttttggggccattccctaggtccgatgctcgatttctgacgaaaccctagttctgttgaccgcgccgtctacccctttgactgcatcccatcgggggtccccgggtgggcgtatgcctacgtttgagcttggttaggtcataggtacatgtggaaacaaggatcataccctataatcccaaggttctctccggttcacctccgagggagttcccccctatacatgcagaatctgcctaagtgtaggaaccccatgtccgagaagccggtcacacccggagggggtagcattggatatagaaccatctcaaatcacttttgtgcatgccatgtggacacacacaacttttggggccattccctaggtccgatgctcgatttctgacgaaaccctagttctgttgaccgcgccgtctacccctttgactgcatcccatcgggggtcccccggtgggcgtatgcctacgtttgagcttggttaggtcataggtacatgtggaaacaaggatcataccctatgatcccaaggttctctccggttcacctccgagggagttcccccctatacatgcagaatctctcctgcccttttttcccgcccactctttcccgctgcttctctcccgcccttttttcccgcccaccctttcccgctccttctctcccgccctttttacccgcccaccctttccgctgcttctctcccgccctttttcccgcccaccctttcccgcccattctctcccgccatgttttcccgccgtttcagcccctcgtcggcctatatatagccatggcttctccactaacagcaccagcaacatttctcccttcatcacttctctcatccaatagaaccacaaaatcctctgagctgagctgccgctgagatggctcctcatcgccgtagcaacacgggcttcatcggcgttcgcctgcggcctgcgggacatttcgcggctgaaatcaccgccggtggtacgcgtgtgtggctcggcaccttctacacgaaggaggctgctgcccgcgcatacgacgttgcggcttggaggtttggccggccgcgccacaaaatgaacttcccggaggtcaggtctctgacggaagctcagagtctctctactgagccgctacttcgctcacagggtgaagcgcggcggtacagggctggccagcggtggattgataccaccgaggcggacgagcagttcatggcacagtggcgtagagaccatcccggagacgtcgaggcaacgcgcgcattctggaaggagaagcagacgtacaggagagagaggagggcgggaaagcggcagaggaaggccgaggttgaagcagagtacgccaaagaagaggcgtcgacatggggggagaatgatgaacggtggtcgtggaacctcacaaccaccgcttcagaggacacccccagcgaggatgaagatttcgacttctctgattaatatgtgtgtgtgtcgagtccgtgtgtctagcgggtcatgtgtcgacccagtgttaagtgctttgttcgtgtgtgggtgtagttctttaaatgctttggtttgtgtgtgggtctagttctttaagtgttttggttcatgtgtgtgggtgtagtttctttaagtgttttgcttcctctgtgtgggtgtagttctttaactctttcggttcgtgtgtgggtctagttctgtaagcgctttggtatgtgtgtgagtctagttatttaagtattttgtatcgtgtgtgggtcttaagttcttaaatgtatcacttttgtgcatgccatgtgtacacacacaagttttggggccattcaccccctccgaggttcgatttctggcgaaggggttctataccgcccttatacatatatataggtttcccggaaaggggttcgccaaaatagcagtgagaaataaataaacaaaaaaatgattgggattaataattatatgggtaataattatctctttgatgcaaaaaaaaatggaaaaacaaaAATGTGCATATCAGtctatgtgccgacggccagcgtGCGCCgagggtcaccgtcggcacaacatTAGAAAGACCCACCTGTCAGtctatgtgccgacggccaccgttGCGCCGAAGGCTACCGTCGGCACAGTGCAGACGGCTGCGTGACAGTTAACGGCTGCCCACCGTGTCAGCGCATGTACCGACGGCCGTCAcagtgccgacggtgaccttcgggcACTAGCTTCCTGTGCCGACGGTCCATTTggcgccgacggtgaccgtcggtgtCGCACGCGGTGTGCCGACGGTGACTGTGCGCCGACGGGCAGCTCCGTCGCCGGTCGACGAAcgcttctgtgccgacggccccgacatttggccgtcggcacatggcctggccgtcggcacacggCGTTTCTCCCGTAGTGCGATGATCGCAAGCGGAAACGTACGCACGTGCCTTGCCTCGCTCACGGATTGTACTGCTCGTTCTGGTCTTCCTCGAAGCCGTCGTCGTTCTGCTCGTTGTTGCCGCCGTACCTCCCCGACCGCCTCTCGCCGCCGGGGCGCCCGTACCCGGAGccgttgtcctcgggctcggggcGCGTCCGCACCGGGTTGGACTCGCGGCCGTAGCCGTACCTGTCGGCCTCCACGTCGTAGTAGTAGCGGCCGTTCTGGTACAGCCTGGTGTCGCTCATCCCGTAGTCGCCGCGCTTGCCCTTGCCGCCGTGGCGCATGTCCGACAGCGGCCGGCCCCTGCCGCTGCCGTTCTCTGGGAACGCCGGCTCCACCTTCTCGCCGGCTGATTCTGTTTCTTCTTGTTGTTCTCCCGCCGGGACGGCCGCCGCGGCCTCCGGCACGACGTTGGTGTTGGTGGTCGTCCGCTTCTCGGCGTCGTGGTGCACGCCGCGGCGGAAGTAGGCCGGCGGGTACCTCTCGTTCTCCTCGGGGCGGCCGTAGAGGCCGTACCCGCGGTTGCTGCCGCCGCTGGACGGCCGCGACGAGAACGCCGCCGGCGCGCTGTTGGCGTCGAGCGCTTCCGTCGTCCCCGCGGTGGTGGTGGCGTCCGCCGCCCTGTCCACGGTTTCGGGGCGCGTCATCTTGCTGAAGAAGAGGCGGCCGCCCCACGCGTCCACGCTGGGCgccgcggcggcgaggaggaccGCCATGGCGAGGAGGATGAAGAGGT
Coding sequences within it:
- the LOC127343903 gene encoding uncharacterized protein, with protein sequence MASSPSHLFILLAMAVLLAAAAPSVDAWGGRLFFSKMTRPETVDRAADATTTAGTTEALDANSAPAAFSSRPSSGGSNRGYGLYGRPEENERYPPAYFRRGVHHDAEKRTTTNTNVVPEAAAAVPAGEQQEETESAGEKVEPAFPENGSGRGRPLSDMRHGGKGKRGDYGMSDTRLYQNGRYYYDVEADRYGYGRESNPVRTRPEPEDNGSGYGRPGGERRSGRYGGNNEQNDDGFEEDQNEQYNP